In a genomic window of Mesoplasma tabanidae:
- a CDS encoding DNA-3-methyladenine glycosylase I, giving the protein MKAKQRCDWSINEILNNYHDNEWGIPNHDDNYIFEMLLLENMQAGLNWLTILQKRDEFKSAFNNFDYKIIAIYQENKIEELMSNSQIIRNKLKINAAISNAEAFVKIQSEFGSFDKYIWSFTNNKQIINDWNSIAELPAQTELSNAVSKNLKKRGFKFVGPVIVYSFLQAIGIINDHLNRCFCKK; this is encoded by the coding sequence ATGAAGGCTAAGCAAAGATGCGATTGATCAATAAATGAAATTTTAAATAATTACCATGACAATGAATGAGGCATACCAAATCATGATGATAATTATATTTTTGAAATGCTTTTACTTGAAAACATGCAGGCTGGTTTAAACTGATTAACTATTTTGCAAAAAAGAGATGAATTTAAGTCAGCTTTTAATAATTTTGATTATAAAATTATTGCTATATATCAAGAAAATAAAATAGAAGAATTAATGAGTAACTCACAAATTATAAGAAATAAATTAAAAATTAATGCTGCCATTTCAAACGCGGAAGCTTTTGTTAAAATTCAAAGTGAGTTTGGTTCATTTGACAAATATATTTGGAGTTTTACAAACAATAAACAAATAATTAATGATTGAAATTCAATAGCAGAATTGCCAGCACAAACAGAACTTTCAAATGCTGTATCAAAGAATCTGAAAAAAAGAGGTTTCAAATTTGTAGGCCCAGTTATTGTTTATTCATTTTTACAAGCAATAGGAATTATTAATGATCATTTGAATAGATGTTTTTGTAAAAAATAA
- a CDS encoding RelA/SpoT family protein — MAGIALPRKTSKRASTNLNIVEIKDYATLENELKKYIKDRKALNKIREAYLFAEKMHSEQKRKNGDPYIYHPLSTAYYLAQLQMGPKTIKAGLLHDVVEDTPVKIEEIEEKFGKEIASLVESVTKVSYFAEENREQIKSEYLRKLYISMAKDIRVIIIKIADRLHNMLTIENLPETKQRVVAKETLTIYAAIAHRIGMKNAKSKLEDMAFKVLNLKDFDDIENLIEKGRESREVNIAKTIEDISFFLRKEKHIKIIDIFGREKTIYSIYRKMNVNGKQFEELHDLVAIRIIAKSTDDCYKILGYLHQKYLPLSGRFKDYIATPKNNVYQSLHTTLSNSKGMFFEVQIRTQQMDDVAEAGAAAHWRYKEGEVVDIAKRQKQIDEQIDIFSRILDLTDQINEEENSKERELENQLQKDVFGSMIYVLTPSQNVITLPYGATVLDFAYRIHTEIGEKTTGAKIDGIFSPINTVLESGQVVEIKTSSKQQPTHEWLKIATTSNAKNRIRKYLGNKLKEDNSFDEDRKELARKTENLINSYINQKEIKWKRKSSSEILEAVKKAGYTNLEEFLISVGKGELSIVEATDKFFINHNFSKDEEALRSIQSKTINDRSLKNDIVIDGITNIKTSIASCCLPIPYEDVIGYVTKSGNGIKVHLKECYNLYASEETKRLVQVQWNSAVAENSLYTTKLKYFATDRPNLLYDISRALSNLKATTINVKLGVDDKSLLVNGELTIKVKSSAQLNQIILTIKSIANIIDCERSVKSIK; from the coding sequence ATGGCTGGTATTGCTTTACCTAGAAAAACTAGTAAAAGAGCTTCAACAAACTTAAATATTGTTGAAATAAAAGATTATGCAACTTTAGAAAATGAATTAAAAAAATATATTAAGGATAGAAAAGCATTAAACAAAATTAGAGAAGCTTATTTGTTTGCTGAAAAAATGCACAGTGAGCAAAAACGTAAAAATGGAGATCCATATATTTACCACCCACTTTCAACTGCTTATTATTTAGCCCAATTACAAATGGGACCTAAAACAATTAAAGCTGGATTATTGCATGATGTTGTTGAAGATACACCAGTTAAAATTGAAGAAATTGAAGAAAAGTTCGGAAAAGAAATTGCGTCACTTGTTGAATCAGTTACAAAAGTAAGTTATTTTGCTGAAGAAAATCGTGAACAAATTAAATCTGAGTATTTGAGAAAACTTTACATTTCAATGGCAAAAGATATCAGAGTTATCATTATTAAGATTGCTGATAGATTGCATAATATGTTAACTATTGAAAACTTACCAGAAACAAAACAAAGAGTAGTTGCTAAAGAGACATTAACAATTTATGCAGCAATTGCTCATCGTATAGGGATGAAAAATGCTAAATCTAAATTAGAAGATATGGCATTTAAAGTTTTAAACCTAAAAGATTTTGATGATATTGAGAATCTAATTGAAAAAGGTCGTGAATCAAGGGAAGTAAATATAGCAAAAACAATTGAAGATATATCGTTTTTCTTAAGAAAAGAAAAACATATAAAAATTATTGATATTTTTGGAAGAGAAAAAACAATTTACTCAATTTATCGAAAAATGAATGTGAATGGAAAACAGTTTGAAGAATTACATGATTTAGTTGCAATTAGAATCATTGCCAAGTCAACTGATGACTGTTATAAAATTTTAGGTTATTTACACCAAAAATATTTACCTTTATCAGGTAGATTTAAAGATTATATTGCAACACCCAAAAATAACGTTTATCAATCATTGCATACAACTTTAAGTAATAGCAAGGGAATGTTTTTTGAGGTTCAGATTAGAACTCAACAAATGGATGATGTTGCTGAAGCTGGTGCTGCTGCTCACTGAAGATATAAAGAAGGTGAAGTAGTTGATATTGCTAAACGTCAAAAACAAATTGACGAACAAATTGATATATTTAGTAGAATTTTAGATTTAACAGATCAAATTAACGAAGAAGAAAATTCAAAAGAAAGAGAACTAGAAAATCAATTACAAAAAGATGTTTTTGGTTCTATGATTTATGTACTAACTCCATCTCAGAATGTTATCACTTTACCATATGGAGCAACTGTATTAGACTTTGCGTATAGAATTCACACTGAAATTGGTGAGAAAACAACTGGAGCTAAAATTGATGGAATATTTTCACCTATCAACACTGTTTTAGAGTCTGGTCAAGTAGTTGAAATTAAAACTTCATCAAAACAACAACCAACACATGAGTGATTAAAAATAGCTACAACTTCAAATGCTAAAAATAGAATTAGAAAATATTTAGGTAATAAACTTAAAGAAGATAATTCATTTGATGAAGATAGAAAAGAACTAGCTAGAAAAACAGAAAACTTAATTAACTCTTATATTAATCAAAAAGAAATTAAATGAAAAAGAAAATCATCAAGTGAGATTCTAGAAGCTGTTAAAAAAGCTGGTTATACTAATTTAGAAGAATTTTTAATAAGTGTTGGTAAAGGTGAATTGTCAATTGTTGAAGCAACTGACAAATTCTTTATTAACCATAACTTCTCAAAAGATGAAGAAGCATTAAGAAGCATTCAATCAAAAACAATAAATGATAGAAGTTTAAAAAATGATATTGTAATTGATGGGATTACAAACATTAAAACATCAATTGCAAGTTGTTGTTTACCAATACCTTATGAAGATGTAATAGGTTATGTTACTAAATCAGGTAATGGTATTAAAGTTCACTTAAAAGAGTGCTATAACTTATATGCTAGTGAAGAAACAAAACGTTTAGTTCAAGTACAATGAAACTCTGCAGTAGCTGAAAATAGTTTATATACAACTAAGCTAAAATATTTTGCAACTGATAGACCAAATCTTTTATATGACATATCAAGAGCCTTATCTAACTTAAAAGCAACAACAATTAATGTCAAACTTGGTGTTGATGATAAATCATTACTTGTTAATGGAGAATTAACAATTAAAGTTAAAAGTTCTGCTCAATTAAATCAGATTATTTTAACAATTAAATCAATCGCAAATA
- a CDS encoding adenine phosphoribosyltransferase: MDLKKYILNVKDFPIKGIDFKDVTPLLNDADAFAYVIDEMAKFVVECGANVVVAPEARGFLFASAVAYKSHTRFVLVRKPGKLPREVIDIEYTLEYGTNHQQMHKGDIKPGDKIVIIDDVLATGGTIEAIVKLVEMQEGKVEGVSFLIDLPVLHDENLLHEYKVQKLVKY; the protein is encoded by the coding sequence ATGGATTTGAAAAAATACATTTTAAATGTTAAAGATTTCCCAATTAAAGGTATAGATTTTAAAGATGTAACACCTTTACTAAATGATGCTGATGCTTTTGCTTATGTAATTGATGAAATGGCAAAATTTGTTGTTGAGTGCGGTGCAAATGTTGTAGTTGCGCCAGAAGCTAGGGGTTTCTTATTTGCAAGTGCTGTAGCTTATAAATCTCATACACGATTTGTATTAGTTAGAAAACCTGGTAAATTACCACGTGAAGTAATTGACATCGAATATACATTAGAATATGGGACTAATCATCAACAAATGCATAAAGGCGATATTAAACCTGGAGATAAAATAGTTATCATTGATGATGTTTTAGCTACTGGTGGAACAATCGAAGCAATAGTTAAATTAGTTGAAATGCAAGAAGGAAAAGTTGAAGGAGTATCATTCTTAATTGATTTACCTGTCTTACATGATGAAAATTTATTACATGAGTACAAAGTGCAAAAACTTGTAAAATATTAA